The window TTACGAAAAGAAGGCGGTGCAGCTAGGCGGGGGCGATCCCCATCGCTATCGCCTGGACGACGCCATCCTCATCAAGGACAACCATCTGCGGGTGGTGGGCTCCATCAACCAGGCCGTCGCCAAGGCGAAGACCGTCTCCTTCTCCAAGAAGGTGGAGGTGGAGGTGGAGACCACGGAGCAGGCGGTGGAGGCAGCCAAGGCCGGCGCAGACATCATCATGCTGGACAATATGCGGCCGGAGCAGGTGGAGGTCGCCTATCTGGCGGTGAAAAGGCTCAACGACAAGGTGCTGGTGGAAGTGTCCGGAGGGCTGACCCCCGAGACCGCCCCGCACTTCGCGAAGCACGCGGACATCCTCTCCCTGGGCTGGATCACTCATTCGGTGCGAGCCATGCACTTTAACCTGGAAGTGACATCGGTCAAGGCGCCGGATTCGAACTGATCTAGATGCTCAGCTTGGTCCTGTGATACTTCAGACCGATCTCTTCCGCTGAAGCTCCGAATGAAAGAGATAGAAGCTCCGCCAGGTAGAGCACTGGCAGGCCTTCCTTCTGTCTGATGTCGAACTGCACGAAGCAGAAGGGGCAGGGAGTGAGTATCGCGTTCGCCCCGCTCCCCTTGAACCGTGCGGTGCTCTCGTTCAGAATGGCGAGGGATATGGCATCCTCCACCCCAGCCAGGCCGCCTCCGCAGCATTGCGGCCAATCCTCGTCGTCGACCACCTTGGCGTCGGTCCAGGAGGCAATCTCCGACAAGCGCTGAGGGGTGTACCGGCCCTCCGCCCGGAGCACCTCGCTCGGTCGCACCAGGTGACAGCCGGGGTGAAGGGCCAGCTTGAGCCGTTCCTGGGGAACGGAGACCAGCGATCTGATCCGTTTCTCGCCCTGCTCCCCCACCACCTCCATGAAGTGCCGCACCTTCGCATGGCCGTGATACTTTCTTCCGGTCGGTGCAATGACCTCGTTGATGCGAGAACGCAGTTCAGCGTCCCGAAGAAGATGCTCTGCCTCCTTCAAGGACATGAAGCAGCCGTTGCAGAGCGACAATATGCTCTTCTCATTCTCCTCAGCGATGGAGAGCAGGCGCGCCGTCACGGCCAGCCAGGTGTCGTAGCCCAGGGATCGAAGTCCGATGGGTTCGACGCAGCAGGTGGCATAGGGGAAAGGCTCGTAGTCGATACCCAACTTGTCTAGGACGAAGCAGGAGGACCTCTCCAGGAAGGGCAACCTGGTGGGGATGAGGCAGCCCGCGTACAAGAGGTATCGGTCATTCAAGCTTGATCCTCCCCAGGCGGGTGCGGGAGATGATTCCCTTGGTCTCTTCCAGGGTACGCTCGTCCATCTGCAGATCGGGCAGCTTAAGCTCCTTGCGTAGCTTCCTGGTCATGCCCGTGCAAGGGAAGGAAAGGCCGGTGGAAAGGAACATCTTCGCCTCTTCCAGGAAATGCTGCGGCTGATTCCCTTTGGCGGCGGCCGAGCCTCGGAGCAGCGTTATCACCAGCGCCGGGTCCGCTCCCAGCTGGCAACGTTCGCTGCAGGAATTGCACATGGTGCAGAGCCAGATGTCCCGGTCCGAGGCGACGTCCAGGTTGCCGGTGGCCGCCCGCTCCATCACCTCCCGGACACGGATGCCTCCGTGCCTGCCGCTCGGGCATACGGCGGTGCATTGGCCGCACTGATGGCAGCGCCAGAGCTCCACCTGGGCCAGATGGTCTTGGATGATATCATCCGCCGACTCCGCTGCGAGAGACTTCTTCACCGACCTCGCCAATCGCCCCTGGCGCTTATCTCGTTTTCTGCGCCTGCTTCGTTCCGTTCCATCAAAAGAGTCAAATCCGTTCACCTCGGTAGAAGGCACATGGCGGATTGGATCGAGGAGGAGAAGTGCCAGTTCTGCGGCAGGCAGGCCAAGCAATTCTGTTTCGCGGCATTCGTCTGCGAGAGCGAGGAATGCGTGGACAAGGCGCGCGAAGAGCGTGGCGGACCGGGAGGGCACATGAAGGAGAAGAAGCGGCAACAGGAGCTGGTGCGCTTCGAGGAAGAGAAGAAGCGTTCCGCGCAGAAGTGATCCTCAGTCTTCGTCGACCAAGTCCCGCCTCGCTTTCTTCGCCTTGCGCGCTATTTCCCTGGTCGAGACCATGTGCGTGTGAATGCCCAGCACCTTGTCCTTCTGACCGAACGCCAGCCCGATCAGCTGGTTCAGATGCAGCACCGGCACCTCGTAGCGGGTCTTGAGCCTCTTCTGTCCCTGGTCCAGCTGCAGGTGGCAGAACGGACAGACGTCGAGGATGCAGTCCGCTCCCGACTCCTTGATGAAACGCATCTTGCGATCGAGGACCTTGAGCGATAGCTCCTCCGAGCCGCTCCACACCCCTCCTCCGGCACCGCAGCAGCTGAGCTTCTCTGGGAAATCCACGCTCTCGCAGCCCAGGGCGGAGACGAGGTCCTCCAGCACGGAGGGGCTTTCCACGTTACGGCCGGAATGCTCCGAGGGCTTGAGGTAGTGGCAGCCGTAGTGGATGGCGACCTTGAGCCCGAGCTCCACTTTGACCTTTTCCTTGATCTCTGGCAGCCGTGCATGCAGCACGTCCGCGAAATGCTCGACGTTCGCTCGTCCGTGGAAGCGCATGCCGATGGCGGCGAGCTTCTGGTTGGTCCTTTCCCGAGCGTCCGCATCATCGAGCAGACGCCTCCTCGCCGAAGAGAGGGTGCCGTAGCAGCCGTTGCATATGACCAGCAGGTCGGCGTCCTTCTCCTCGGCGGCGGCGAGATTGCGCGCCGAAATGGCCAGCCAAGAATCGACGTCGTAGCTGCGGATGACGCCCGGGGCCGGGCAGCAGGTGAAGCGCACTTCCGTGAGAGGAACGTTCAACTCCTTGAACACCAGCTGGGTCGATTTCTCGATGGAGGGATACATGTTGCGCGCGATGCAACCGGGGAACACGGCGTACGTCATTTCTTCTCCTCCAGGAAGGCAGAGATGCGCAGCGACTGGAACAGCTTGCGGAACTTCTCCCTCTCTTCAGCGGAATGCGCTACGTCAAAGGGTTCGATCGGCAATCCGAGAAGCGAGCGAATCTTGCTCACTTCCGGCGTGATAGGAAAGCCGTCCGACGTGTCATGCAATCCTTTGATGGCCGTGAGGTGGATGCTCGGATAGTTGCCCTTTTCCGCGGCCAGATTGCGCAGCTCGATGATCGCATCGGTGATCTTGACCCCCTTGGGGCATCGCTCCTGGCAGGTGTAACAGGTGGTGCATAGCCAGAGCTCTCTTTCTGCGGAGACATCGGAGCTCTTGGCCCGGAAGACCAAGGCCCTCGTCCGCAGGTTCGATTCCCTTCCCGTGGGACAGGAGGCGGTGCATTTGCCACATTGCACGCACTTGCGCAGATCGAACTTGAGAGCGATGTCCAAGGAGGTCATCGTGCATCACCCCCCAGCGACCGGGCGACGAGCTCCACCACGTCCACTACCTCGCGGTCCGTCGCCTCGGTCAGATTGATCTCGCAGAACGGGCAGGCGCTGGCGACCACGTCCGCACCGCATTCATCGAAGCCTTTCATCCTTTCCCTGGCCATCTTCATCGCTCGTTCCTTGTCCGCCGACCGCACCCCTCCCCCACCGCCGCAGCAGCGCGCCTTTTCCCGGTTCTCTCTGGGCTCGACCAGCTTCAGCCCGGGAATGGAAGCGAGGATGTTCCTCGGTTCGTCGTACACGCCCATCCTCCTTCCAAGATGACAGGGGTCGTGGTAGCCGACGCTCAAGCTCACGTTCTTCAACACGAGCTCCTTGATCCTGGGAGAGAGCAGCTTCGAGACATGCTCCACCTCCACGCCTTCGTAGTCGCGGGAGAAGGTGGAGTAGCAGCCGGCGCAGGATGTGATCACCTTCCGGCCGTCGATGGCCCTGAGGTTCGCTTTGACCAGCGAGGCGAGATCGTGCCCGGTGCGCTTGAGCACGCTGCCGCAGCAGGCCAATCCTTCTGGAATTTCGTAACGGATCCCAAGAGAATCCAGCACCAGCACGGTCGCGTCCAGCAATCCCCTTCTTCGGAACTGGGCCACGCAACCGGGGAAGTAGACGATATCCGCTCCCGGGTCCGGTTTTGATGTCTTTGCCACCTCGCCGAACACGTTGCCGGTGGCGAGCACCTTGCGGGCGATGGCCTCGTGCTGCTCCGTGCCCATGTGCATGGCGACGAGCGATCTGCGCGCCTTTTCCAGGTCGGGGGTTGCATCGTAACCGAACTGGCATTCCACCCGGCAGCGTTCGCAGGTGGTACAGGCGAAGAGGTTGCGCCTCATCTCGTCGTCGATCCTCGTCCTCAGGTCTGCCATGGTCAAGGGTTCGGCGATCCTCCTCCCGGTGCCTGGCGAGTTGGTAGCAGCTTCGGGCACCTCGATCCCCAGAGCATCGGCGACATACTCCTGAAGGTCGATTACCGGTAGCTTCCTCGGCACTCCGGCATAGGACTCCTCCCGGTACACGCAGGAGAGGTGCGTGCGGCACTTGGAGCAACTGGTGATCAGAGCATCTGCGCCCACCTCGTTCGCTTCTTGCAATCGAAGCACACGCTGCTTCTTCGACTCGGCATTGCAGTTCAGCCAGGCGGAGACGCCGCAGCAGAGCGCGCTCTCACGGGACGAAGGCATCTCCTTGAGCTCAGCGATCGAGGCAAGCACCTGACGAGGGGCATCGTAGATGCCATGGTAGCGACCGAGGCGGCAGGGGTCGTGGAATGCTACGTTCATTTTCGTGTTCATAGCTTTCCCGAGATTGGGCAGCTCCTTCTGCAGCACCTCGGAGATGTGCTTTGCTTTCAGCCCATGGAGCGACTTGAGCGCATGGAAGCACTCGGCGCAGCCGGTGATGACCTCGCCGTCCACCCGGGAGGCGAGATCCTCCTTGATACGCTGGAAGTGGTCCAGATGGCCGGAGTAATAGAGGTCATGCCCGCAGCAGCCGTAGACGATCTTGGGAGAGATGCCCAGGGCGTTCAGCAGAGCGACTCCGGCGTTCGCCGCCCTCTGGAAATCGGTCCTCGGGTCCACCAACTCGTCCATGATCGGTAGGCAGCCGGGGAAATAGTAAACGTCATCCTTGCCCACGTCGAGCTTCGGCGAGAGCCAGGGGGTCATGGGAGAAGTGGAGAGGATCTTTTGGGAGAGCAGGAAGAGGTCCCGGTGCGATCCCCTCGGTCTGTTAAGGTATCGGTGTAGGCGCATGGCCTCGGGCAGGTCCACTTCCGCCGGGCAGATGCTTGAGCACCTCATGCATGTGGTGCAGTCCAACTCCGCATTCTGCTCGGTCGGGCAGGTCGGGCTCATGCCTTTCCTCCCGTGAGCTCGATCATGCGGCGAACGGCCAGCACGAACTTCTCTCCCTCCGCCGAGGAGAGGTTGAAGAACTGCAATCTATCGCTCCCAATGCCCAGCAGGTTCAATGCTCTTTTGGCAGCCTCTGCTCGTCTCTTCGCATCCGTATTGCCGTCCTGGAAGTGGCACTGCCCGTCCAGGCAGGCGGCGATCATGACCCCTTTCGCTCCGCGTTCGAAGGGCAGGAGCATCTGCGCCACGCTCACCCGGCCAGAGCAAGGCACGCGGACGATCTTCACATCGGTGGAATAGGATCGCTTGGCCGCCCCGGCGAGGTCGGCGGCGTTATAGCCGCACTGCTCGCAGCAATACGCGACGATCGAGTCCTGGTCCTCTTCCAGGATGCCCAGCGAGTTTGATTCCAGCTGCGCGTCGTTGTGCAAGCGCAGATCGATGGCGTTGGTGGGGCAGTTCGCCGCGCACTTGCCGCAGGCGTGGCAAGCGATGTCCAGGACCTCGTATCCCTGGTCCGAGTGGCGGATGGCCTCATACTCGCACAGCTCCTCGCACTTCCCGCAGGAGATGCATTTCGGCTTGTCGACGAAGGCGGTTACCAGGTCGACCCTCATTTCATCGTCCCGCAGGTAAGAAGCGACCCGAGAGGCGGCTGCTCCAGCATCGGTTATGCATTCCTGGATGGGCTTGGGCGATTCCGCCGTTCCGCAGACGAAGACCCCTCCTGTGGCCGTGTCCACGGGCGAGATCTTGACGTGCACCGGGGCGATGAAGCCGTCCTTGCCGGGCACGACCGGAATGAGCTTCTCCATCTCGGTGGTGCCTTCCGAAGGCTCCATGGCGGTGGAGAGGACCACCAGGTCCGCCATGATATCGTCGGGAGTGCCCAGGAAGGTGTTCTCCAGTTTGACCAGGAGCTTGTCGCCCAGCGGAACGATCTCCCCCACGTTCCCTCGGATGAACTCCACGCCCATCTCCCTGGCCCGGTCGAAGTACTCCTCGTAGCCTCGGCCCGCCGCGCGCAGGTCGGTGTAGGCGACCTTGACCTCTACCTCCGGGTCATCCTGCTTGATGAGGCTGGCGTTCTTGGTGGCGTACATGCAGCAGATCTTGGAGCAGTACTCCTTCCTCCGTCGGTCGCGAGAACCAGCACATTGGACGAAGACGACGGAGCGAGGGGGCTTGCCGTCGCTCGGTCTGAGCAGCTTCCCGTTCGTAGGGCCGGCGGGGCTTAGCAAGCGCTCCAGCTGCAGACCGGTGATGACGTTCGGATGCTCGGTGCGATACTCGGTGCCAGAGAGGTCCATTTGCCTGTAACCCGTCGCCACGACGATCGCGCCCACATCCAGCTCCCGTTCTGAAGTGAAATCCATGTCCGAGATCGCTTCTGCGGAGCACACCCTTTCGCAGCCCAGGCAGTCCATCTCTCCCCGCAGGCGGAGGCATCTGTCAGGGTCGCGCAGATAGCGGAGCGGCACGGCCTGCGTACCTGGAACGTAGATGGCTTTCCGCGGTCCGAGGCCAAGGTCGAACTCGCTGGATACGACGACTGGGCAAACGTTGATGCGCTTGAGCGCGTCGAACTTGCAGGCCTCCAGACACTCCCAGCAGCCGACGCACTTGGCAGTGTCGTACTTCGGCTGGACGCCTTTCCCCGCCTGAGTCAAAGCGCCATGAACGCATTTCTTGGCGCAGGCTCCGCAGGCCTTGCACGATTCTGCCTGGATGGAAATGCGGTCCACCAGCCCCTCGATCGGGCGAAGTCCTTGCATCTTGATCTCGGAGGCGGCACAGGCCCCGCATCCAGTGCAACGATCGTAATCTACGAACCGTGGCTGCTGCGCCACCTTGAGATGATACGCTCCAGGCCGGCCGCTGACCTCCGTCACCTGGGAAAGGGTCATGACTTTGATCTGGGGGTCCATCATGACCTGATTGAGGATGGGCGAGATGGTGCACATGGCGCAATCGTCGGTTGGGAAGGTACGGTCCAGGCGGACCATGTTCCCGCCCAGGTTCGGTTGCTTCTCGATGAGATAGATCTCCAAACCTTTCGCCGCCAGCTCCAGGGCGGCGTGCATACCGGCGATGCCGCCTCCGATGATGGCCGCTCTCCTGACCACAGGAACTTCCACGGTCGCTATCGGTTCGTGCGCGCTCACTCTTCTGACCGAGCCGGCAATCAGTGCACTAGCTTTCTTCGTACCCTCCTCCTTGGAATCCACGACCCAGGCGCATTGCTCCCGGATGTTCGCCATGTCCCACATGTAAGGATTGAGGACCGCGCCCACGCACTCCTTGAACACCCCACCATGATGCTTGGGCGAGCAGGAGGCGATGACCACCCGGTCGAGCGAGTTCTCGCGCACCGCCTCCTTGATCATATCCTGCCCGGCCTGAGAGCAGAGGAAGAGGTGATCGGCGACGAAATGCCCTTGCGCAGAGAAATGCTCTCTGAGCTTCTGGATGTCCACGTTGGAGGCGATGTTGGTGCCGCAATGGCATAGGAAGACGCCGAGCATGTGGATCACCGTCGTCTGGGTGGCTCTCCAACCGCCCCCTAGGTTAGTAATACCTTTCGCTCGAAGAATCGGGAAGGTGGAATCCATGTTGCCTATTCATTTCGCCTTTCTTGGCCTCAATCTCTCATCAGCCAGCACATGCAGGTCCACCAGTGGTAGCTTGGCTCGCGGCAGCAGAGGCACTCTCTCGCTCATAGCACAGGTGAAGTGGATGAGGCATTTGGGGCAGGCGGTGACCATTCTGGATGCTCCGGTCTCCGAGGCCTCCCTCAGCCTTTCCAGCTGCCATGGACGCGTATCCGAACCGCATTCCATCCAGGCGGAGACACCGCAACAAGGACCAAGCTCCTTGGAACGGGGCATCTCCTCCAACTCGCCGACCGCTTTGAGTACGGATCTAGGCTCTTCATAGACGCCGCTATGGCGACCGAGCCGGCAGGGATCGTGGTAGGTGAGCTTCTCATCCGAATCGCTGGCTTCCAGCTTGCCCTCATCGATGGCCTCAGCGATCCTCTCGGAAAGCGATCGCACCTCGAACCCCAACGGTCCGACCACCTTGGGGTACAGGTCGCGCAAAGTGGACATGCATTCCGGGCAGAAGGCCAGCACCTCTTTCACCTTGGCCTTGTCCAACTGCTCCATGTTCAAGCGGACCAGCTTCGCGAAGAGCTCGTCGTCGCCGGACCAATAGGCATCGTGGCCGCAGCATCTCTCCTCTCGAAGAAGCTTGGGTCTCTCGCCCATCCGGTTCAGGAGCGAGACCGCCGCCCGGGGAATGGCGTTCATCTGGAGATCTAGATAGCGGAAGATTACGTCGAAGTAGGGCGTGCAGCCGACGAAGAGGAGAGTGTCGGAGCCCTCGCTCGTCTCCAGTTCCTTGGTCAGCCAACCTTGCTTCCTCGGCCTGATGCCTGGCACCGAGTTCAAGCGCATGATCTCGTCCGGCACCGCCCCGTGATTGCGTTCAGGTTGCAGAGACCTGGACAGCTCCGGGCGCAGGGAGCGCACATACTCGTGAAAGCGCACACCGTTCTGGCATACCTGGGTGCACATGCCGCAATTCATGCATTGCCAAATGCCCCGGTCCCTTGGCACTCGACCTTCAAACTGCGCCCTCTCGACGATATCGCGCGGGGAGAAGTCGCGCATCCTGGAGACTGGGCAAGAGTAAGTGCATTTGCCGCAGTCGATGCATTTCTCCTCGCCGTAGCTCGGACGGTCAGCGCTCACGGCGATCACCTCCCAGCGGACCCAATGCCCGTATCCGCTTCGTGAAGTCGTTCATCGTTCGGGCGAAGAGCTCTCCTTCCGCCGCCGAGATCCATTGCAGCAGCAACCGTTCCGGCTCGATGCCGGCCAGGTCGACGAGTTCCTTGGCTTGCGCCACGTGCTTCTCCGCCTGCAGGTTGCCGATGCGATAGTGGCAGTCGCCGATATGGCAGCCGAGCACCATTACCCCGTCCGCCCCGGAAAGGAAGGCCTTCAGGATGATTCCCGATGACACTCTCCCCGAGCACATCACCCGGACGATGCGCACCTCCGTCGCGTATTGCCTACGGTTGACCCCTGCCAGGTCTGCTCCCGCGTAGGCGCACCAATTGCAGCAGAAGGCGACTATGTTCGGGGTCCAGTCGGAGGGCATCGGTGCTACCATGGAAGTGACCTTCCTCGAACCCTCATGAACGCAAAAGAACTTTTGCATCCGAGCTTCCGTCACTCATCCAGTTCTTGACCTCAAGGCATCGAAATAGTAACCGAGGAAGGCGGAGGTGGCGTTGCTCAGAGAAATGAACATCTCGCTGGCGGTTCGGGAGGCCTCTTCCTCTTCCTGGGAGCGGAGGCGCTTCATCGAGTTCAACGCCTTGGCAAGCTCCTCCGACACTCGCTCGGGCGCTCGAGCATTCATCTTCTCCAGTAACGGCATCCGTCTCCACATCGCGTCCAGGAACAATCCCACCTTTTCCCATTCCCAGACCTTGCTGCCAATGCGCCATTGTGCTCCTTGCAGGCCCATCGAGGCCACTCGGGCGTTTGAGAGCGCTCTTTTCATCTTCTCCAAGGAAACGAGTTCCGCTTGGTCGACTATCGGAGCTTTGACGTGGCCTTCAGGCAGCATTCCGATGAGCCAACGGTTCGCATTCGGGTACTGCGGGTGCTCGGCGTGCGGGCCGAGGAGTATCAGCTTTCCTTTGCCTAGGTCCTTGTACAGCCCGGCCACCTTGCCCACGACCGCAGCCTCCGCTTGCTCTCTCGGTACAATCAACG is drawn from Methanomassiliicoccales archaeon and contains these coding sequences:
- a CDS encoding heterodisulfide reductase-related iron-sulfur binding cluster, producing the protein MTYAVFPGCIARNMYPSIEKSTQLVFKELNVPLTEVRFTCCPAPGVIRSYDVDSWLAISARNLAAAEEKDADLLVICNGCYGTLSSARRRLLDDADARERTNQKLAAIGMRFHGRANVEHFADVLHARLPEIKEKVKVELGLKVAIHYGCHYLKPSEHSGRNVESPSVLEDLVSALGCESVDFPEKLSCCGAGGGVWSGSEELSLKVLDRKMRFIKESGADCILDVCPFCHLQLDQGQKRLKTRYEVPVLHLNQLIGLAFGQKDKVLGIHTHMVSTREIARKAKKARRDLVDED
- the nadC gene encoding carboxylating nicotinate-nucleotide diphosphorylase, which produces MSRINEYLEEDVGFGDITSDILISDETGNARIQANEECILAGLEEAVAVFTELGVKTYPMTRDGERVAKGEDVLVIEGPLKKILLGERLALNFLMRMSGIATATHNILRECRKNNPNVKVAATRKTTPGFRVYEKKAVQLGGGDPHRYRLDDAILIKDNHLRVVGSINQAVAKAKTVSFSKKVEVEVETTEQAVEAAKAGADIIMLDNMRPEQVEVAYLAVKRLNDKVLVEVSGGLTPETAPHFAKHADILSLGWITHSVRAMHFNLEVTSVKAPDSN
- a CDS encoding (Fe-S)-binding protein, translated to MSADRPSYGEEKCIDCGKCTYSCPVSRMRDFSPRDIVERAQFEGRVPRDRGIWQCMNCGMCTQVCQNGVRFHEYVRSLRPELSRSLQPERNHGAVPDEIMRLNSVPGIRPRKQGWLTKELETSEGSDTLLFVGCTPYFDVIFRYLDLQMNAIPRAAVSLLNRMGERPKLLREERCCGHDAYWSGDDELFAKLVRLNMEQLDKAKVKEVLAFCPECMSTLRDLYPKVVGPLGFEVRSLSERIAEAIDEGKLEASDSDEKLTYHDPCRLGRHSGVYEEPRSVLKAVGELEEMPRSKELGPCCGVSAWMECGSDTRPWQLERLREASETGASRMVTACPKCLIHFTCAMSERVPLLPRAKLPLVDLHVLADERLRPRKAK
- a CDS encoding heterodisulfide reductase-related iron-sulfur binding cluster — its product is MSPTCPTEQNAELDCTTCMRCSSICPAEVDLPEAMRLHRYLNRPRGSHRDLFLLSQKILSTSPMTPWLSPKLDVGKDDVYYFPGCLPIMDELVDPRTDFQRAANAGVALLNALGISPKIVYGCCGHDLYYSGHLDHFQRIKEDLASRVDGEVITGCAECFHALKSLHGLKAKHISEVLQKELPNLGKAMNTKMNVAFHDPCRLGRYHGIYDAPRQVLASIAELKEMPSSRESALCCGVSAWLNCNAESKKQRVLRLQEANEVGADALITSCSKCRTHLSCVYREESYAGVPRKLPVIDLQEYVADALGIEVPEAATNSPGTGRRIAEPLTMADLRTRIDDEMRRNLFACTTCERCRVECQFGYDATPDLEKARRSLVAMHMGTEQHEAIARKVLATGNVFGEVAKTSKPDPGADIVYFPGCVAQFRRRGLLDATVLVLDSLGIRYEIPEGLACCGSVLKRTGHDLASLVKANLRAIDGRKVITSCAGCYSTFSRDYEGVEVEHVSKLLSPRIKELVLKNVSLSVGYHDPCHLGRRMGVYDEPRNILASIPGLKLVEPRENREKARCCGGGGGVRSADKERAMKMARERMKGFDECGADVVASACPFCEINLTEATDREVVDVVELVARSLGGDAR
- a CDS encoding hydrogenase iron-sulfur subunit is translated as MDSTFPILRAKGITNLGGGWRATQTTVIHMLGVFLCHCGTNIASNVDIQKLREHFSAQGHFVADHLFLCSQAGQDMIKEAVRENSLDRVVIASCSPKHHGGVFKECVGAVLNPYMWDMANIREQCAWVVDSKEEGTKKASALIAGSVRRVSAHEPIATVEVPVVRRAAIIGGGIAGMHAALELAAKGLEIYLIEKQPNLGGNMVRLDRTFPTDDCAMCTISPILNQVMMDPQIKVMTLSQVTEVSGRPGAYHLKVAQQPRFVDYDRCTGCGACAASEIKMQGLRPIEGLVDRISIQAESCKACGACAKKCVHGALTQAGKGVQPKYDTAKCVGCWECLEACKFDALKRINVCPVVVSSEFDLGLGPRKAIYVPGTQAVPLRYLRDPDRCLRLRGEMDCLGCERVCSAEAISDMDFTSERELDVGAIVVATGYRQMDLSGTEYRTEHPNVITGLQLERLLSPAGPTNGKLLRPSDGKPPRSVVFVQCAGSRDRRRKEYCSKICCMYATKNASLIKQDDPEVEVKVAYTDLRAAGRGYEEYFDRAREMGVEFIRGNVGEIVPLGDKLLVKLENTFLGTPDDIMADLVVLSTAMEPSEGTTEMEKLIPVVPGKDGFIAPVHVKISPVDTATGGVFVCGTAESPKPIQECITDAGAAASRVASYLRDDEMRVDLVTAFVDKPKCISCGKCEELCEYEAIRHSDQGYEVLDIACHACGKCAANCPTNAIDLRLHNDAQLESNSLGILEEDQDSIVAYCCEQCGYNAADLAGAAKRSYSTDVKIVRVPCSGRVSVAQMLLPFERGAKGVMIAACLDGQCHFQDGNTDAKRRAEAAKRALNLLGIGSDRLQFFNLSSAEGEKFVLAVRRMIELTGGKA
- a CDS encoding hydrogenase iron-sulfur subunit translates to MPSDWTPNIVAFCCNWCAYAGADLAGVNRRQYATEVRIVRVMCSGRVSSGIILKAFLSGADGVMVLGCHIGDCHYRIGNLQAEKHVAQAKELVDLAGIEPERLLLQWISAAEGELFARTMNDFTKRIRALGPLGGDRRER
- a CDS encoding CoB--CoM heterodisulfide reductase iron-sulfur subunit B family protein, whose translation is MNDRYLLYAGCLIPTRLPFLERSSCFVLDKLGIDYEPFPYATCCVEPIGLRSLGYDTWLAVTARLLSIAEENEKSILSLCNGCFMSLKEAEHLLRDAELRSRINEVIAPTGRKYHGHAKVRHFMEVVGEQGEKRIRSLVSVPQERLKLALHPGCHLVRPSEVLRAEGRYTPQRLSEIASWTDAKVVDDEDWPQCCGGGLAGVEDAISLAILNESTARFKGSGANAILTPCPFCFVQFDIRQKEGLPVLYLAELLSLSFGASAEEIGLKYHRTKLSI
- a CDS encoding 4Fe-4S dicluster domain-containing protein, producing MTSLDIALKFDLRKCVQCGKCTASCPTGRESNLRTRALVFRAKSSDVSAERELWLCTTCYTCQERCPKGVKITDAIIELRNLAAEKGNYPSIHLTAIKGLHDTSDGFPITPEVSKIRSLLGLPIEPFDVAHSAEEREKFRKLFQSLRISAFLEEKK
- a CDS encoding 4Fe-4S dicluster domain-containing protein — translated: MKKSLAAESADDIIQDHLAQVELWRCHQCGQCTAVCPSGRHGGIRVREVMERAATGNLDVASDRDIWLCTMCNSCSERCQLGADPALVITLLRGSAAAKGNQPQHFLEEAKMFLSTGLSFPCTGMTRKLRKELKLPDLQMDERTLEETKGIISRTRLGRIKLE